A stretch of the Chthoniobacterales bacterium genome encodes the following:
- a CDS encoding sigma-54 dependent transcriptional regulator yields the protein MARSQPTVLIVDDEKNTREGLRDALEDSFEVYIAGDQDGALATLDAESADVMITDLRLGADNGMQLIEQVLKRPRPPVCIMMTAYGSVDTAVEAMKRGAYDFVTKPVNIDRLEMLIRRALRERDTVRENVELKERVQRNESLDAMIGRSPQMVQVFDTLKQVAPSRATVLIQGESGTGKELAAHAIHHLSPRAGKKFVAVHCAALSPQLLESELFGHERGAFTGATEKRIGRFEQANGGTLFLDEIGEIDSSTQVKILRVLGERAFERVGGNQTIQTDVRLVAATNKDLAKLVAEGKFRDDLFFRLNVVPITLPPLRTRKEDIPLLVQAFLKDAARENEKPFRELTPEAMACILDYDWPGNVRELRTAVEHGVVMCSTPRIGVRDLPAAIRSAIPPVATDTAPSQKPDALDLHHAERVLIFRALEESGGNRSAAAERLGISRRTLHRRLKELNITKR from the coding sequence ATGGCACGCTCGCAACCCACCGTCCTCATCGTCGACGACGAAAAGAACACCCGCGAAGGACTGCGCGACGCCCTCGAGGACAGTTTCGAGGTTTACATCGCCGGGGACCAGGACGGCGCGCTGGCCACGCTGGATGCCGAGTCCGCCGACGTGATGATCACCGATCTCCGCCTCGGCGCGGACAACGGCATGCAGCTCATCGAGCAGGTGCTGAAGCGCCCGCGGCCGCCGGTCTGCATCATGATGACCGCCTACGGTTCGGTGGACACCGCCGTCGAGGCCATGAAACGCGGCGCCTACGATTTCGTGACGAAGCCGGTGAACATCGACCGCCTCGAGATGCTCATCCGCCGCGCTCTCCGCGAGCGCGACACCGTGCGGGAGAACGTCGAGTTGAAGGAACGCGTGCAGCGCAACGAATCCCTCGACGCGATGATCGGCCGCTCGCCGCAGATGGTGCAGGTATTCGACACCCTCAAGCAGGTCGCTCCCTCCCGCGCCACCGTGCTCATCCAGGGCGAAAGCGGCACCGGCAAGGAACTCGCCGCCCACGCCATCCACCACCTCAGCCCCCGCGCCGGGAAGAAATTCGTCGCCGTGCACTGCGCGGCGCTCTCCCCGCAGCTCCTCGAGAGCGAGCTGTTCGGCCACGAACGCGGCGCCTTCACCGGCGCGACCGAGAAACGCATCGGCCGCTTCGAGCAGGCCAATGGCGGCACGCTCTTCCTCGACGAAATCGGCGAGATCGACTCCTCCACGCAGGTGAAAATCCTCCGGGTGCTCGGCGAGCGCGCCTTCGAACGCGTCGGCGGCAACCAGACGATCCAGACCGACGTGCGCCTCGTCGCCGCGACGAACAAGGACCTCGCGAAACTCGTCGCCGAGGGCAAATTCCGCGACGACCTCTTCTTCCGCCTGAACGTCGTGCCCATCACTCTGCCGCCGCTGCGCACCCGCAAGGAGGACATCCCGCTTCTCGTGCAGGCCTTTCTCAAGGATGCCGCGCGGGAAAACGAGAAGCCCTTCCGCGAACTCACGCCCGAGGCGATGGCCTGCATCCTCGACTACGACTGGCCCGGCAACGTCCGCGAACTCCGCACCGCGGTCGAGCACGGCGTCGTGATGTGCAGCACCCCGCGCATCGGCGTGCGCGACCTGCCGGCGGCCATTCGGAGCGCCATTCCGCCGGTCGCGACCGATACGGCCCCTTCCCAAAAGCCAGACGCTTTGGATTTGCACCACGCGGAACGCGTCCTTATCTTCCGCGCGCTGGAAGAAAGCGGCGGCAATCGGTCCGCGGCCGCTGAACGGCTGGGGATAAGCCGACGCACCCTTCATCGCCGGCTCAAAGAACTGAACATCACCAAACGCTAG
- a CDS encoding DUF1919 domain-containing protein — MTPAAIFRAFSDHGNRLRLRFSVREPFAILTNNCWGSALYRDLDISYNTPFVGTLVPPECYLRFLGDVPGYLAQPLRFIETSRYGWPIKYPLALLGDAEVHFMHFPTREEAAGKWTRRLERMPRDPATWRVKFCDHHLSLDPAEATAMLRAFDALPFAHKITLLGRENPGLASGIVLRECLAAGRVPDGHAAYRPSLRYFNAAAWLNGDR; from the coding sequence ATGACGCCCGCGGCCATTTTTCGCGCCTTTTCCGATCACGGAAACCGGCTGCGACTGCGTTTCTCGGTGCGGGAGCCGTTCGCCATCCTCACGAACAACTGCTGGGGCTCCGCGCTCTATCGCGACCTCGACATCTCCTACAACACACCCTTCGTCGGCACGCTCGTCCCGCCGGAGTGCTACCTGCGTTTCCTCGGCGACGTCCCCGGTTATCTCGCGCAACCCCTTCGGTTCATCGAGACCTCGCGCTACGGCTGGCCGATCAAATACCCGCTTGCGCTCCTCGGCGACGCGGAGGTCCACTTCATGCATTTTCCGACCCGCGAGGAGGCCGCCGGAAAATGGACCCGCCGCCTCGAGCGCATGCCGCGCGACCCCGCCACGTGGCGCGTGAAGTTCTGCGATCACCACCTCAGCCTCGATCCCGCCGAAGCCACCGCCATGCTCCGCGCCTTCGACGCCCTGCCCTTCGCGCACAAGATCACCCTCCTCGGGCGCGAGAACCCCGGCCTCGCCAGCGGCATCGTGCTTCGGGAATGCCTCGCCGCCGGCCGCGTGCCCGATGGCCATGCCGCCTACCGGCCGTCGCTCCGCTATTTCAATGCCGCCGCGTGGTTGAACGGCGACCGGTAG
- a CDS encoding carbohydrate porin, whose product MRRVRWFPMLVAGVMFTATETRAGSTDEALGISANPGAINQSTGTGQLGRLAGFKKDSGVFLGGVWVGDANFVISGGADPQAWSFNSLFILSLGLDAEKLIGWKGGKFGIEFLQFDGQQTNQQAGSAQGYNSLPGPEPLHRSELYQLWWRQEFFDGKLVARVGKMVPTNDFGNVLRPVPTQDETLAVPAVSGLAFTPVFVNPTALGVMPGYYNSTCGVTTTLAPTENCYFNYGFYDGNIANNNTQTGMLGPQFNGYYFQIWEAGGAWEIPAGRAGNLPGSFAIGLWNQIGELRGPGVTENGATGVYLFGSQRLWLQHPGRDNAGVSAFFQFGANDSETLPFQRYFGGGITAFGLVPGRSQDSAGLGVAWSRLNPREFSRESELMFQGYYQAHLVAATYLQPVVSYIPTPGLGAELGGAWAATMRLTVLF is encoded by the coding sequence ATGCGCCGCGTTCGCTGGTTTCCAATGCTTGTCGCTGGCGTGATGTTCACGGCGACGGAGACCCGGGCAGGCTCGACGGACGAGGCGTTGGGGATCAGCGCAAACCCCGGCGCGATCAACCAGTCCACCGGCACGGGTCAGTTGGGCCGGCTCGCGGGTTTCAAAAAGGACTCTGGCGTGTTCCTCGGCGGCGTGTGGGTGGGCGACGCGAACTTCGTGATCTCCGGCGGGGCGGATCCGCAGGCGTGGAGCTTCAACAGCCTGTTCATCCTGAGTCTCGGTCTGGACGCGGAGAAGCTCATCGGCTGGAAGGGCGGCAAATTCGGCATCGAGTTCCTGCAGTTCGACGGACAGCAGACAAACCAGCAGGCCGGCAGCGCGCAGGGTTACAATTCGCTGCCGGGGCCGGAGCCGCTGCACCGCTCGGAGCTTTATCAGCTCTGGTGGCGGCAGGAATTCTTCGACGGCAAGCTCGTCGCGCGCGTCGGCAAGATGGTGCCGACGAATGACTTCGGCAACGTGCTGCGGCCCGTGCCGACGCAGGACGAGACGCTGGCCGTGCCGGCGGTGTCGGGGCTCGCCTTCACCCCGGTCTTCGTGAATCCCACGGCGCTTGGTGTGATGCCCGGTTATTACAATTCGACCTGTGGCGTGACGACGACGCTCGCGCCGACGGAAAATTGCTATTTCAACTACGGCTTCTACGACGGGAATATCGCGAACAACAACACGCAGACGGGCATGCTGGGGCCGCAGTTCAACGGCTACTATTTCCAGATCTGGGAGGCGGGCGGCGCGTGGGAGATTCCCGCCGGTCGCGCGGGAAATCTGCCGGGCTCGTTTGCCATCGGCCTGTGGAATCAAATCGGCGAACTGCGCGGGCCGGGCGTGACCGAGAACGGCGCGACGGGCGTGTATCTCTTCGGCTCGCAGCGCCTGTGGCTGCAGCATCCCGGCCGGGACAACGCCGGGGTGAGCGCGTTTTTCCAGTTTGGCGCGAACGACTCCGAGACGCTGCCGTTCCAGCGCTATTTTGGCGGCGGGATCACGGCTTTCGGCCTCGTGCCCGGGCGCTCGCAGGATTCCGCCGGTCTGGGCGTGGCGTGGTCGCGGTTGAACCCCCGGGAATTCTCGCGCGAGAGCGAACTGATGTTTCAGGGCTACTACCAGGCGCATCTCGTCGCCGCCACCTACCTGCAGCCGGTCGTCAGTTACATTCCGACTCCCGGCCTCGGCGCGGAGCTCGGCGGAGCCTGGGCCGCCACGATGCGACTGACCGTCTTGTTTTGA
- a CDS encoding nucleoside deaminase produces MSTANPDHEKFIRRAIAMSRRASLEYCTGGVFGAVIVKDGEIVSEGMNRVVASHDPTWHAEMEAIRLACITLQNFKLTGCTLYTSAEPCPMCMATCYWAGIDQVFYAATVEDAFKYGNFDDSPIYKELALPKEQRSIKLTQLLREEAVEVWKEYQAKPDKIQY; encoded by the coding sequence ATGAGCACTGCAAACCCCGATCACGAAAAATTCATCCGCCGCGCCATTGCGATGTCGCGCCGGGCCTCCCTCGAATACTGCACGGGAGGCGTCTTTGGCGCTGTCATCGTGAAGGATGGCGAGATCGTCTCCGAGGGGATGAATCGCGTCGTCGCCAGCCACGATCCCACCTGGCACGCCGAAATGGAGGCCATCCGTCTCGCCTGCATCACGCTGCAGAACTTCAAGCTCACCGGCTGCACGCTCTACACCTCGGCCGAGCCCTGCCCCATGTGCATGGCGACGTGTTACTGGGCCGGCATCGACCAGGTCTTCTACGCCGCGACGGTCGAGGATGCCTTCAAATACGGGAACTTCGACGACAGCCCGATCTACAAGGAACTCGCCCTGCCGAAGGAGCAGCGCTCGATCAAGCTCACCCAGCTCCTCCGCGAGGAGGCCGTCGAGGTCTGGAAGGAATACCAGGCCAAGCCCGACAAGATTCAGTATTGA
- a CDS encoding antibiotic biosynthesis monooxygenase: protein MSAPAVLIATAKVRPEDADAFTAWQGHHDAVVSKFPGFLSSDLMPPGSAGSEEWTFILNFETAAQLEVWQRSPERAAVLAEALPFFEGGNIGEVMEPGAGPTSPGTTVTEVILSKVKPGMEATYREWATRIQAAQAKYPGYRGMYLQPPSGKDSHWTTLVRYDTAEHLEAWMAAPERAELLTESKAFIESEELMRLATSFPGWVPVDPVTGKGPPNWKTSLLVLLGLFPIVMLEMKYLSPVLHALGLHASLATFIGNVISVFATSFATMPLFVRWFGWWLFPEPASAATSWRGSAILAGLFVAEIIALWWLLPW, encoded by the coding sequence ATGAGCGCCCCTGCCGTCCTGATCGCCACCGCCAAAGTTCGTCCCGAGGACGCCGACGCGTTCACGGCCTGGCAGGGGCACCACGACGCCGTCGTCTCGAAGTTTCCCGGATTCCTGAGCAGCGACCTCATGCCGCCCGGCAGCGCGGGCAGCGAGGAATGGACGTTCATCCTGAATTTCGAGACTGCGGCGCAGCTCGAGGTGTGGCAGAGATCGCCCGAGCGGGCGGCGGTGCTCGCGGAGGCGCTGCCATTCTTCGAGGGCGGCAACATCGGCGAAGTGATGGAACCGGGCGCCGGCCCGACGTCCCCGGGAACGACCGTTACCGAGGTGATCCTCTCGAAAGTGAAGCCCGGCATGGAGGCGACCTACCGCGAATGGGCGACCCGCATTCAGGCCGCGCAGGCGAAATACCCGGGCTATCGCGGCATGTATCTCCAGCCGCCGTCGGGGAAGGATTCGCATTGGACGACGCTTGTCCGCTACGACACCGCCGAGCACCTCGAAGCATGGATGGCCGCGCCCGAGCGGGCGGAGCTGCTCACGGAATCGAAGGCCTTCATCGAGAGCGAGGAGCTCATGCGGCTGGCGACATCGTTTCCCGGCTGGGTGCCGGTGGATCCCGTCACGGGCAAGGGCCCGCCGAACTGGAAGACCTCGCTGCTCGTGCTGCTGGGGTTGTTTCCGATCGTGATGCTGGAAATGAAATATCTCAGCCCGGTGCTGCATGCGCTCGGGCTGCACGCGTCGCTCGCGACCTTCATCGGCAATGTCATCAGCGTCTTCGCGACGAGCTTTGCCACGATGCCGCTGTTCGTGCGGTGGTTCGGCTGGTGGCTGTTTCCCGAGCCCGCATCCGCGGCCACGAGCTGGCGCGGCTCCGCAATTCTCGCGGGGCTCTTCGTCGCCGAAATCATTGCCCTTTGGTGGCTGCTGCCCTGGTAG